In Schizosaccharomyces osmophilus chromosome 2, complete sequence, the following proteins share a genomic window:
- the pre10 gene encoding 20S proteasome complex subunit alpha 7, Pre10 produces MSSIGTGYDLGLFFSPDGRLFQAEYAYKAVENGSTCIGIKCKDGVILALEKIIISKLLKPHANTRIGSVGRHVGIATTGFIPDGMHILKRARDEANSWRDNYGSAIPGSVMADRLGNYVQLFTCYSSVRPFGVMSFVAAYDDLGPHLYMIEPNGVYWGYNGISAGKGRQIARNELEKLDFSTLKMKDAVKEAARIIYATHDEEHNKDHEIEMTWVGEETNGIHTTVPEDLLQEAEAYARRTVEGGEDEDVPMNE; encoded by the exons ATG AGTTCAATTGGTACAGGATACGATTTGggacttttcttttccccAGATGGACGTCTGTTTCAGGCGGAATACGCGTACAAGGCAGTAGAGAATGGAAG TACTTGTATTGGAATTAAATGCAAAGATGGTGTCATTCTTGCTTTAGAGAAAATCATTATCAGCAAGCTATTAAAACCTCATGCCAACACCCGTATAGGATCGGTCGGTCGTCATGTTGGTATTGCGACCACTGGATTCATACCTGATGGAATGCATATTTTAAAACGTGCTAGAGACGAGGCCAACTCTTGGCGTGATAACTACGGTTCTGCCATTCCCGGATCGGTCATGGCTGATCGACTTGGCAATTACGTTCAACTTTTCACTTGCTATTCGAGTGTTCGTCCTTTTGGTGTCATGTCTTTTGTTGCTGCATATGATGACCTTGGTCCCCATTTGTATATGATTGAGCCTAACGGTGTTTATTGGGGATACAACGGCATTTCAGCCGGTAAAGGTCGCCAAATTGCTCGtaatgaacttgaaaagctAGATTTCTCgactttgaaaatgaaagatgCTGTTAAAGAGGCAGCAAGGAT TATATATGCAACCCACGACGAGGAACATAATAAAGACcatgaaatagaaatgacCTGGGTTGGTGAAGAAACCAACGGCATTCATACGACTGTCCCCGAAGATCTATTACAAGAGGCGGAAGCATATGCTCGCCGTACAGTTGAAGGTGGTGAGGACGAGGATGTTCCCATGAACGAGTAA
- a CDS encoding P-factor pheromone Map2, whose translation MKLFSLVAFLFALASAAPIPAPIEGSAASYVEQLPAKTYEDFERVYKNWWSFQNPDRPDLKKRDVPELSAKTYEDFERVYKNWWSFQNPDRPDLKKRDVPELPAKTYEDFERVYKNWWSFQNPDRPDLKKRDVPELPAKTYEDFERVYKNWWSFQNPDRPDLKKRDVPELPAKTYEDFERVYKNWWSFQNPDRPDLKKRDVPELPAKTYEDFERVYKNWWSFQNPDRPDLKKRESNETEEPVLKTEKDKEDYHHFLEFYVMNVPFNSTIAQTNISSHFN comes from the coding sequence ATGAAACTCTTTTCTCTTgtcgcttttctttttgcccTTGCCTCTGCTGCTCCTATTCCCGCTCCCATTGAAGGTTCTGCCGCTTCATATGTGGAGCAATTGCCCGCCAAGACTtatgaagattttgaacGTGTCTACAAGAACTGGTGGAGCTTCCAAAACCCCGACAGACCTGACTTGAAGAAGCGTGATGTCCCTGAACTTTCCGCCAAGACCTATGAGGATTTTGAACGCGTCTACAAGAACTGGTGGAGCTTTCAAAACCCCGACAGACCTGACTTGAAGAAACGCGATGTCCCTGAACTTCCCGCCAAGACCTATGAAGATTTTGAGCGTGTCTACAAGAACTGGTGGAGCTTTCAAAACCCCGACAGACCTGACTTGAAGAAGCGTGATGTCCCTGAACTTCCCGCCAAGACTtatgaagattttgaacGTGTCTACAAGAACTGGTGGAGCTTCCAAAACCCTGACAGACCTGACTTGAAGAAACGCGACGTTCCTGAACTTCCCGCCAAGACCTATGAAGATTTTGAGCGTGTCTACAAGAACTGGTGGAGCTTTCAAAACCCCGACAGACCTGACTTGAAGAAGCGCGATGTCCCTGAACTTCCCGCCAAGACCTATGAAGATTTTGAGCGTGTCTACAAGAACTGGTGGAGCTTTCAAAACCCCGACAGACCTGACTTGAAAAAACGGGAAAGCAATGAAACTGAGGAACCTGTTTTAAAGACCGAGAAAGACAAGGAAGATTATCATCATTTCTTGGAATTCTATGTCATGAATGTTCCCTTCAACTCTACTATCGCACAGACCAACATTAGTTCTCACTTTAATTAA
- the vid21 gene encoding NuA4 histone acetyltransferase complex subunit Vid21 produces MEGKSVEPDASLNGKSQDSIPRQNTPNGERMENIDSFIKSEEELDYEIKLNGTARALHRKYRKLLLLLWLNTKFPDGLGRILTSHEIQSDYLEEWNEFCERNPLVSKSSLDLSILESIQPVQMEQVSPLVSPTVPSETVTKPPDENLQNNENEDLDEPKSPRTDVPQVFKEESIQPALPEKDAVHQQEEVIDHDTQEPITEERAVSEKLNEQGPSPLQAERPQTPDSEYAVLQLAKVQKNDEQQDIGANDEDFTERIQLKPESSVTDGSQSAGAQDVETMTQAVIPKSPTEPQHEVSLDKVDEIARKENDAEIATHVVEETATTSAIAKYGNSEAVSAGQQVQQDDLSVPSNFNDQHRHLALSPIPNTDEPSVEGAPISKPQKLTGSVDTFPEIFTSSRPLFHLSFSLPLSLLPPSELSVQRKAEDTLDAWLLRTEMIPLQNDLENAYKYVSTNNWMHAYKEKIVRESIRSVFIAKEKGSWSFRQPKRQKEMIPTKTHYDYLLDEMQWMSIDFSQERRWKIALAKRIVDSVMNYHNTSDKSTVCTPASLSKNKKPLSYNGSSKNSTFSNSPSPDFAKTKLDQYDALQMSSPPRNREFCSTIFSEDVVAITDVKESHKPILNVPTYDPPDTTENQLRASGITYPIVPISRFALAKTKLKSSCIHTERKRLFSERDTISQQSGETITKDKANKDTDVTSEFPEGNTKKKRAFAPFTVRPPYPPLATENTPEVTWLPEEDELLLLLLRQYSFNWEFVANRLTPSGLYVPKTERRTAWDCFERWIQVDPQAANVQFTGSHARLAQQKLEESLQKSQQSMPNLRVRDFNTPKPDALNQNSYFVLPTIFRQYRPVAIFEAIKKTLKQREFTQKTAIKRQTANVPTPSERLPPVPSPIELSRLKFEREAQIQQLQSQRNANLYMQHQNQTKMRPTTSIAGTPQNHLAAYQAGVSQNSSATSSTGNSPVLSRAVPRLQNRLDYPNSPRLAAEQIQQFQQR; encoded by the exons ATGGAAGGG AAGTCTGTCGAGCCTGACGCTTCATTAAACGGAAAATCGCAAGATTCTATTCCAAGGCAGAATACTCCCAATGGGGAGAGAATGGAAAACattgattcttttattaaGAGTGAAGAGGAACTTGATTATGAAATTAAGTTGAATGGCACCGCGCGTGCATTGCACCgaaaatatagaaaactTTTACTACTCCTGTGGTTGAATACTAAATTTCCGGATGGTTTAGGCCGGATTTTAACTAGTCATGAAATACAATCTGATTATCTTGAAGAATGGAATGAATTTTGTGAAAGAAATCCTCTAGTCAG TAAATCATCCTTGGATTTATCCATACTTGAGTCGATTCAACCGGTGCAGATGGAACAGGTTTCACCTTTAGTTTCCCCTACTGTTCCTTCAGAAACGGTAACCAAACCACCTGATGAAAATCTACAGaacaatgaaaacgaagacCTAGACGAACCAAAGAGCCCTAGAACTGACGTACCCCAAGTATTTAAAGAGGAATCTATCCAACCGGCATTACCTGAAAAAGACGCGGTTCACCAGCAAGAAGAAGTAATAGATCATGATACTCAGGAACCTATAACAGAAGAAAGGGCCGTCAGTGAGAAATTAAATGAACAGGGACCTTCACCTTTACAGGCGGAAAGACCTCAAACCCCCGACAGCGAGTATGCTGTCCTGCAGCTTGCTAAGGTCCAGAAAAATGACGAGCAACAGGATATAGGTGCTAATGATGAAGACTTTACAGAAAGAATCCAATTAAAACCCGAAAGTTCAGTGACCGATGGATCCCAAAGTGCCGGGGCCCAAGATGTAGAAACTATGACTCAAGCAGTCATTCCCAAATCCCCGACTGAACCCCAACATGAGGTGTCCCTGGATAAAGTTGATGAGATTGCtcgtaaagaaaatgatgcAGAGATAGCGACGCATGTTGTTGAAGAGACGGCTACAACGTCTGCTATTGCGAAGTATGGAAATTCTGAAGCCGTATCAGCAGGTCAGCAAGTACAACAGGATGACTTATCGGTTCCTTCCAATTTTAACGATCAACACAGACATTTGGCGCTAAGTCCGATACCTAATACGGACGAACCTTCTGTCGAGGGTGCCCCAATAAGCAAACCTCAAAAACTGACTGGAAGTGTTGATACGTTCCCAGAGATTTTCACTTCCTCGAGACCTCTATTTCATTTAtcattttctcttccaTTGTCACTATTACCTCCTTCAGAACTTTCTGTTCAAAGGAAGGCTGAAGATACTCTAGATGCTTGGCTACTTCGTACGGAAATGATACCTTTGCAAAATGATCTTGAAAACGCTTACAAATATGTTTCTACTAACAACTGGATGCATGcttataaagaaaaaatagtaaGGGAGTCTATCCGCAGTGTGTTCAttgccaaagaaaaaggatcaTGGTCGTTTCGCCAGCCGAAACGACAAAAAGAGATGATTCCAACAAAAACGCACTACGACTATTTGCTTGATGAAATGCAGTGGATGTCTATTGACTTTTCTCAGGAAAGACGATGGAAAATTGCCTTGGCAAAGCGAATAGTTGATTCCGTCATGAACTACCATAATACGTCTGATAAAAGTACTGTGTGCACACCGGCTTCTTTATCTAAGAACAAAAAGCCATTGTCATACAATGGAAGTAGTAAAAACAgtactttttcaaactcCCCTTCTCCTGATTTCGCAAAGACTAAGCTGGATCAGTATGATGCCTTACAGATGTCGTCTCCCCCACGAAATAGAGAGTTTTGTAGCACTATTTTTTCAGAAGATGTTGTTGCCATTACTGATGTTAAAGAATCTCATAAGCCGATCTTGAATGTTCCGACCTATGATCCGCCTGATACTACTGAAAATCAATTGCGCGCTTCAGGAATTACATATCCAATAGTCCCAATTTCCAGGTTTGCTTTAgctaaaacaaaactcaAATCAAGCTGTATACATACTGAACGGAAAAGGTTATTTAGTGAACGTGATACTATTTCTCAACAATCTGGAGAAACAATCACGAAGGATAAAGCCAATAAAGATACTGACGTAACTTCCGAATTTCCAGAAGGAAacacaaaaaagaaacgagcATTTGCACCATTCACCGTACGTCCTCCATATCCTCCTTTGGCAACGGAGAACACACCCGAGGTTACTTGGTTGCCTGAAGAGGACGAACTACTTCTTTTACTGTTGAGACaatattctttcaattgGGAATTTGTAGCAAACCGACTAACACCGTCTGGGTTATACGTGCCTAAAACAGAACGAAGAACTGCTTGGGATTGCTTTGAAAGGTGGATTCAAGTTGATCCTCAAGCTGCAAATGTTCAATTTACAGGATCTCATGCAAGATTGGCTCAACAAAAGCTAGAAGAATCGTTACAGAAATCACAGCAATCAATGCCAAACTTGCGTGTACGTGACTTTAATACTCCTAAACCTGACGCGCTGAATCAAAACTCTTATTTTGTGTTGCCAACAATTTTTCGCCAATACCGCCCCGTTGCTATATTTGAAGCTATAAAAAAGACACTTAAGCAACGAGAGTTTACTCAAAAAACTGCGATCAAGCGACAAACTGCTAATGTACCTACTCCGTCTGAACGACTACCTCCTGTACCTTCTCCAATTGAGCTATCCAGATTGAAATTTGAGCGTGAAGCACAGATTCAGCAACTACAATCGCAAAGAAATGCAAACTTGTATATGCAACATCAAAATCAGACGAAGATGAGGCCGACAACTTCCATAGCTGGAACGCCTCAAAATCATTTGGCAGCATATCAAGCAGGGGTTTCTCAGAATTCTAGCGCCACGTCCTCAACTGGTAATTCTCCAGTTCTTTCAAGAGCTGTTCCTCGATTGCAGAATCGATTGGATTATCCAAATTCTCCAAGGTTGGCAGCGGAGCAGATTCAGCAGTTTCAACAAAGATAG
- the yps1 gene encoding aspartic protease: MLRIQNIISFLFFLWIKSVIAYRYVDKGIVALDVVPRSVDFSSPNPHLQKRYSALVSDVSTFPLTFQSYAYYTTTLSIGQPAIPYVVAVDLDMPYTWLTYYNVLSFNPKFLGIEVDGSQWGSDELRYFLCDADAIDSCYTGNSSLSFSFMNNPKTYLVKYDDNITVAGVNVQDSLVYSHYHELNDFQFGITLKEYVPASLLPYKGVLGLAAPSEINSIDFVDSISSFKPPTFLNQLVQNDILSTPTFSLSFDATGNGTLILGAVDVTKFRGPLVTHKQTRSSHYSMTLYSVQYINSTFSSNFSLVVDAYLQTRELFMYLPYDISYALTDLMGGFIAYGFLAVPCNSIDDKSGVNFQFGCNSTIFMKTSMLVTQKIDDICVLGIRPTSTPQAVLGLAFFRNAYTVFHQKAKTISIAQAYYNISTNFTAILNENVPGASMCNQVPTSRKLSEVVETSHFPPTYTRTNWTTDILNDSVATTRLPAYNVSSMRGTMKDQNSSSRKETAYWMLLGFPAIFSIILMIAI; encoded by the coding sequence atgcttcgaattcaaaatatcatcagttttctcttttttctctggATAAAGTCTGTGATTGCCTATCGCTACGTTGACAAAGGCATTGTTGCCTTGGACGTTGTTCCAAGGAGTGTGGATTTCTCATCCCCAAATCCTCATTTACAAAAACGGTATTCTGCTCTCGTTTCCGATGTATCCACCTTTCCGTTGACCTTTCAGAGTTACGCCTACTATACTACTACATTATCTATAGGCCAGCCTGCAATTCCGTATGTTGTGGCTGTTGATTTGGACATGCCTTATACTTGGCTTACATATTACAATGTATTGTCATTTAATCCAAAGTTTTTAGGCATCGAAGTTGACGGTTCTCAATGGGGTAGTGACGAACTTCGTTACTTCCTTTGCGATGCCGATGCGATTGACTCCTGCTATACAGGCAATTCTTCGTTGagtttttcctttatgaATAATCCCAAGACGTATTTAGTTAAATACGACGATAATATTACGGTTGCTGGAGTTAATGTTCAAGACTCTTTAGTATACAGTCATTATCATGAACTTAATGACTTTCAATTTGGTATTACATTGAAGGAGTATGTTCCAGCTTCTTTATTGCCATACAAAGGTGTTTTAGGGTTGGCTGCACCTTCCGAAATTAATAGTATTGACTTTGTGGATTCCATCTCAAGTTTTAAACCGCCTACGTTTTTGAATCAGTTGGTacaaaatgatattttaaGTACACCGACCTTCAGTTTATCATTTGATGCAACTGGAAACGGGACGCTGATTTTAGGTGCTGTAGACGTAACAAAGTTTAGGGGACCTTTGGTTACACACAAGCAAACACGCAGCAGTCATTATTCAATGACCTTGTACTCCGTACAATATATAAATTCTACATTCTCCTCGAATTTCTCGCTAGTGGTAGACGCGTACCTTCAAACTCGAGAACTATTTATGTACTTACCTTACGACATATCATACGCTTTAACTGATCTTATGGGAGGTTTCATTGCATATGGTTTCCTTGCAGTTCCCTGTAACAGCATCGACGATAAAAGCGGCGTCAACTTTCAGTTTGGCTGTAACTCAACGATTTTCATGAAGACTTCAATGCTTGTTACACAAAAAATCGACGATATTTGCGTTTTGGGTATTCGCCCCACATCAACACCACAGGCTGTATTAGGATTGGCTTTTTTTCGGAATGCATATACCGTGTTTCATCAAAAggcaaaaacaatttccATTGCTCAAGCCTATTATAATATAAGTACAAACTTCACTGCgattttaaatgaaaatgttCCTGGGGCCAGTATGTGCAATCAGGTACCCACAAGCAGGAAACTCTCAGAAGTAGTTGAAACATCTCATTTTCCCCCAACTTACACACGAACAAATTGGACAACCGATATATTAAATGACTCGGTAGCAACTACGCGTTTGCCTGCATACAACGTATCTTCAATGAGAGGGACGATGAAGGATCAAAATAGTTCTTCCCGAAAAGAGACAGCTTACTGGATGCTTTTGGGGTTTCCAgctattttttcaataatacTAATGATTGCAATTTAA
- the sum3 gene encoding translation initiation RNA helicase Sum3 produces the protein MSDNVQQQVDSVGSVTENLQRVNLNNRPRKYVPPFARSTPDAVPTSPTPVSSEPASRSETPSEISSSGFGGRREFNRGGEGRGGFGGGFRGGREGNNGGGYRNNRGGGQWKDGQHILGARNTILERQLFGAVADGVKASTGINFERYDDIPVEVSGGEVEPVHEFLSPPLNNHLLQNIFLSGYTQPTPVQKNSIPIVTSGRDLMACAQTGSGKTAGFLFPILSLAFDKGPAPIPMDKNPGMGYRPRKAYPTTLILAPTRELVCQIHEESRKFCYRSWVRPCAVYGGADIRAQIRTMDQGCDLLSATPGRLVDLIDRGRISLANIKFLVLDEADRMLDMGFEPQIRQIVEGADMTGVDNRQTLMFSATFPRDIQVLARDFLKEYVFLSVGRVGSTSENITQKVVHVEDSEKRSYLLDILHTLPIEGLTLIFVETKRMADTLTDYLLTSNFPATSIHGDRTQRERERALDLFRSGRTSIMVATAVASRGLDIPNVTHVINYDLPTDIDDYVHRIGRTGRAGNIGHAVAFFNRNNKALAKDLIDLLNESHQECPSFLLAMARESSFGGGGGGRGRFTPRGRGGGNYGTRDFRRTTNTASNYNTGGSYAPYNSGYDRTPSNHGNTYNSGSSQSWW, from the coding sequence ATGAGCGACAATGTACAGCAACAAGTAGATTCAGTTGGTTCCGTGACTGAAAATTTGCAAAGAGTTAATCTCAATAACAGACCTAGGAAGTACGTTCCTCCCTTTGCCCGTAGCACGCCTGATGCCGTTCCTACGAGTCCTACACCGGTGAGCTCTGAGCCAGCTTCTCGCTCTGAAACCCCTAGTGAAATTTCGTCTTCTGGCTTCGGCGGACGCCGTGAATTCAACCGTGGTGGCGAAGGCCGTGGAGGATTTGGAGGTGGCTTCCGCGGAGGTCGTGAAGGTAATAACGGTGGTGGTTACCGTAACAATCGTGGAGGTGGCCAATGGAAAGACGGTCAACACATCCTCGGCGCTAGAAACACCATATTGGAACGCCAATTGTTTGGTGCTGTCGCCGACGGTGTCAAAGCTTCAACAGGAATCAACTTTGAAAGATATGATGACATCCCTGTTGAGGTTTCTGGAGGTGAAGTTGAACCTGTTCATGAATTCCTTTCTCCTCCTTTGAACAAccatttgcttcaaaatatCTTCCTATCTGGTTATACTCAACCTACCCCAGTTCAAAAGAACTCTATCCCCATTGTCACTTCTGGTCGTGACTTGATGGCTTGTGCTCAAACTGGTTCAGGTAAAACGGCTGGTTTCCTGTTCCCCATTCTTTCTCTTGCATTTGACAAGGGTCCAGCTCCTATTCCTATGGATAAAAACCCTGGTATGGGCTATCGTCCTCGTAAGGCTTATCCCACTACCTTAATTCTTGCTCCTACTCGTGAGTTGGTTTGCCAAATCCACGAGGAATCAAGAAAGTTCTGTTACCGCTCTTGGGTTCGCCCCTGTGCTGTTTACGGTGGTGCTGATATTCGTGCTCAAATTCGTACCATGGACCAAGGCTGTGATTTACTCTCTGCCACTCCTGGTCGTTTGGTCGATTTGATTGACCGTGGTCGCATCTCTTTAGCTAACatcaaatttttggttttggatGAAGCTGACCGCATGTTGGATATGGGTTTCGAACCCCAAATTAGACAAATTGTCGAAGGTGCTGACATGACTGGTGTTGACAATCGCCAAACTCTCATGTTTTCCGCTACTTTCCCTCGCGATATCCAAGTATTAGCTCGTGACTTCTTGAAGGAATACGTCTTCTTGAGTGTTGGCCGAGTTGGATCTACCTCTGAAAACATTACTCAGAAGGTTGTCCATGTTGAAGATTCAGAAAAGCGCAGTTACTTGCTTGATATCCTTCACACCCTCCCTATTGAGGGCTTGACCTTGATTTTCGTCGAGACTAAGCGTATGGCAGATACTCTTACCGACTATTTGTTGACCAGCAACTTCCCTGCAACTAGCATTCACGGTGACCGTACACAACGTGAGCGTGAACGCGCTTTAGATTTGTTCCGTTCCGGCCGTACTTCTATCATGGTTGCTACTGCAGTCGCCAGTCGTGGTTTGGATATCCCCAACGTTACACACGTTATTAACTACGACTTGCCCACTGATATTGATGACTATGTCCATCGTATTGGTCGTACTGGTCGTGCCGGAAACATTGGTCATGCCGTTGCTTTCTTTAACCGTAATAATAAGGCTCTTGCCAAGGATCTCATTGACCTATTAAATGAATCCCACCAAGAGTGCCCTAGCTTCCTTTTGGCTATGGCTCGTGAAAGCAGTTTCGGCGGTGGTGGTGGCGGACGCGGACGCTTCACTCCTCGCGGACGTGGTGGTGGAAACTACGGAACCCGTGATTTCCGTCGTACTACTAACACTGCTAGCAACTACAACACTGGCGGTAGTTACGCTCCTTACAACAGTGGTTATGATCGTACCCCCAGCAATCATGGAAACACTTATAACAGTGGCAGTTCCCAGTCCTGGTGGTAA
- the ura6 gene encoding uridylate kinase Ura6, protein MYKVIFVLGGPGAGKGTQCDRLTTKLNCAHISAGDCLREEQARPDSSDGKLIKEYITEGKIVPMEITLRLLDAKMKSYSLQGINTFLIDGFPRKMDQFEGFENTICPAAVALFFYCGQEVMLSRLINRGKTSGRDDDNTDSIKKRFITFTETSMPVVNALKNDSRCITINAEQDPDTVFQNTVDALQPYL, encoded by the coding sequence ATGTATAAagttatttttgttttgggCGGCCCTGGAGCCGGTAAGGGAACCCAATGTGACCGCCTGACGACAAAGCTTAACTGTGCTCACATCTCCGCTGGTGATTGCCTTCGAGAAGAACAAGCCCGTCCCGATAGCAGCGATGGCAAACTCATCAAAGAATACATTACAGAGGGCAAAATCGTCCCCATGGAAATTACCTTGCGTCTCTTGGATGCTAAGATGAAGTCTTACAGCCTTCAGGGCATCAACACCTTTTTGATTGATGGATTTCCACGTAAAATGGACCAATTTGAAGGTTTCGAAAACACCATCTGCCCTGCTGCTGTtgctcttttcttctactgTGGTCAAGAAGTTATGTTGAGTCGTTTAATAAATCGCGGAAAGACCAGTGGTCGAGATGACGATAACACCGACTCCATCAAGAAACGTTTCATTACTTTTACCGAAACTTCCATGCCTGTTGTCAATGCTTTGAAAAACGACAGTCGCTGTATCACCATCAACGCCGAGCAAGACCCCGATACTGTCTTTCAAAATACGGTCGATGCTTTACAACCCTATCTATAG
- the svp26 gene encoding COPII-coated ER to Golgi transport vesicle protein Svp26 translates to MLILNCLSYLGVILGFVGLTLSIASALYYVSEFIEEHTKLAKAFLTRLVYFIMGTLILLALLDGFPFWLCAFSIFSNYVYKLNFDTFPFFSFRRLRFLLACALIITNHLLWVRFFQTHEFPGRPRGVTYDFLGQRVATYRATFSQVASFMGICVWSVPIGIFVSFTAADNALPTTIAADSSESSSYPDSSNRPQVRASNVLRQMYKKVGAYIERSLAALGLSDQMGANERFV, encoded by the coding sequence atGCTGATTTTGAATTGTCTATCATACTTGGGTGTTATTTTGGGATTTGTCGGATTAACCCTTAGCATTGCTTCTGCTTTGTATTATGTTTCTGAGTTTATAGAAGAACACACAAAGCTAGCCAAAGCCTTCTTAACAAGACTGGTTTACTTTATCATGGGCACGCTAATCCTACTTGCTTTACTTGACGGTTTTCCTTTCTGGCTTTGCGCCTTTTCTATATTCAGTAACTATGTCTACAAACTCAATTTTGATACATTcccattcttttcttttcgccGTCTACGTTTTCTACTGGCTTGTGCCTTAATTATCACTAATCATCTCTTGTGGGTTCGGTTCTTTCAAACCCATGAGTTTCCCGGTCGCCCTCGCGGCGTTACTTACGACTTTCTTGGCCAAAGAGTAGCGACATACCGTGCCACCTTTTCACAAGTAGCCTCCTTTATGGGAATCTGCGTTTGGTCGGTTCCCATTGGGATTTTTGTGTCTTTCACTGCTGCAGACAATGCTTTGCCTACTACCATAGCTGCTGATTCTTCAGAGTCCTCTTCTTATCCTGATTCATCTAATCGTCCACAAGTTCGTGCTTCTAATGTTTTACGTCAAATGTACAAGAAAGTAGGCGCCTACATTGAACGGTCTCTTGCCGCCTTAGGTTTAAGTGACCAAATGGGTGCAAACGAACGTTTTGTATAA
- the sws2 gene encoding mitochondrial ribosomal protein subunit S13 — translation MVYILGVPIKDERPVKYALLGFYGIGRAVADNICAKLSFHDTLKVKELTDGQLTGLSQLLSNMTIEGDLKRQRDANISRFYTIRSYRGLRHAAGLPVHGQNTRTNAKTAKKLNRLQRRTYSTSPVGTLGWSRVLPTAVSILQKIKHIH, via the exons ATGGTTTATATTTTAGGTGTGCCTATCAAAGATGAGCGGCCTGTAAAGTATGCTCTGTTAGGTTTCTACGGAATTGGAAGAGCCGTTGCAGACAACATTTGTGCCAAGCTTTCGTTTCACGATACTTTGAAAGTGAAAGAGCTTACGGATGGTCAACTGACTGGTCTCTCACAATTGCTATCCAATATGACCATTGAAGGAGACTTGAAGCGACAAAGAGATGCTAATATTTCTCGATTCTATACTATTCGCTCTTATCGAGGTTTGCGACATGCTGCTGG ATTGCCGGTGCATGGTCAAAATACAAGGACGAACGCAAAAACCGCAAAGAAGCTAAACCGCCTTCAAAGACGAACTTACAGCACTAGTCCTGTAGGAACTTTGGGTTGGAGTCGTGTACTGCCAACTGCtgtttcaattcttcagaAAATTAAACATATTCATTAG